Proteins found in one Triticum aestivum cultivar Chinese Spring chromosome 4D, IWGSC CS RefSeq v2.1, whole genome shotgun sequence genomic segment:
- the LOC123098570 gene encoding uncharacterized protein — protein sequence MAAAGWLRRAASAVALPRMPSGLTIMPTPPPAPLPEAQSLVLPGLGAAIAPAMELMAVPKKKISKYKRGLRNGPRALKPVPVIVRCRCCGRVKLPHFYCCSGEKGNAGDSSS from the exons atggcggcggcggggtggctccGGCGAGCGGCATCGGCGGTGGCGCTGCCTCGCATGCCCTCTGGACTCACCATCATGCCAACCCCTCCCCCTGCTCCTCTCCCCGAGGCTCAGTCCCTCGTGCTCCCGGGCCTTGGCGCCGCCATCGCCCCCGCGATGGAACTCatggccgtccccaagaagaag ATCTCGAAATATAAGAGGGGTTTGAGAAATGGGCCCAGAGCCCTGAAGCCTGTTCCAGTGATTGTCCGTTGCAG GTGCTGCGGGCGAGTGAAGCTGCCCCACTTCTACTGCTGCAGCGGAGAAAAAGGGAACGCCGGCGACTCCAGCTCATAA